From a single Armatimonadota bacterium genomic region:
- the xerC gene encoding tyrosine recombinase XerC translates to MHQELERFINHLRAIRNASPNTVRSYATDIKQFLAFLDDEGLVTEPWYIDSKVVRRYMARLHRLGIGKTSSARKLSSLRAFFKYLVRRGLMSSNPTIGLSRPRIEKRLPKFLREEQINALMQMPNLVEPIGLRDRAILEVLYATGARVSEIVGINLHDLDLTNGEIRVLGKGSKERITFIGRPAQEALDAYINFGRPKLLAKRRDGATENALFLNRFGRRLTVRSVHRLLDKYFNDVSEEIKISPHVLRHTFATHMLEHGADVRSIQELLGHSSISTTQIYTHITRERLKEVYDQAHPRARVEENGVESWPLGDKDSDHS, encoded by the coding sequence ATGCACCAAGAACTTGAGCGTTTCATAAATCACTTGCGAGCTATAAGGAACGCCTCGCCGAACACGGTCAGGAGCTATGCGACGGATATCAAACAGTTTCTCGCCTTCCTTGATGACGAAGGTTTGGTTACTGAGCCTTGGTACATCGATTCAAAGGTAGTGCGAAGATACATGGCGCGCCTACATCGACTTGGCATTGGCAAAACATCTAGTGCCCGAAAGCTTTCATCACTACGCGCCTTTTTTAAATATCTGGTGCGAAGGGGCTTAATGAGTTCCAACCCAACGATAGGGTTATCTAGGCCAAGAATCGAAAAAAGGCTACCGAAATTCCTGCGGGAAGAACAAATCAATGCACTTATGCAAATGCCGAATTTGGTTGAGCCAATCGGCTTGCGCGATAGGGCAATACTCGAGGTGCTCTACGCCACTGGTGCAAGAGTCAGCGAAATCGTGGGTATCAATCTTCATGACCTTGACCTCACCAACGGCGAGATTCGAGTGCTTGGAAAGGGTTCCAAGGAAAGGATTACCTTCATAGGAAGGCCAGCACAAGAGGCCCTTGATGCCTATATCAACTTCGGCCGCCCCAAACTCCTAGCAAAACGCAGGGATGGCGCCACAGAAAACGCGCTTTTTCTCAATAGATTTGGGCGTAGGCTCACCGTGCGAAGTGTGCACCGCCTGCTTGACAAATACTTCAACGACGTAAGCGAAGAAATAAAGATTAGCCCTCATGTTCTTCGCCATACCTTTGCTACGCACATGCTCGAGCACGGAGCAGATGTGCGCTCAATTCAGGAATTACTTGGACATTCCAGCATCTCCACAACTCAAATTTACACCCATATCACCCGCGAGCGCCTAAAAGAGGTATATGACCAGGCTCACCCAAGGGCGCGAGTGGAAGAAAATGGTGTTGAAAGCTGGCCTTTGGGCGATAAAGATTCCGACCACTCGTGA
- the melA gene encoding alpha-galactosidase, translating into MPRKIAFIGAGSFGFTRGLVRDILTFPALADSTLALMDIDQERLDFSKAAVNRIIEAGKYPAKVITTLDRKEALEGADGVLITILQGGPQVFRTDIEIPKKYGVDINVGDTRGPSGIFRAIRTIPVMLEIAADIEKYAPNAIVLNYTNPMAMLCRAMQSEYPKLTISGLCHSVQGTAMMLASWIGAPYEEITYHCAGINHQAWYLDFKWNGKDAYPLIREAITTRPEIYNHEQVRNEMFLHLGYYVTESSGHNSEYVAWFRKRPDLIEKYCTTGTGWNPGHHAYILNEYLRREDTWRDSIKAALEAPVRLERGHEYAASIFNATFGDGTLFEFNGNVRNNGIIDNLPQGCCVEVPVLASKRGLDPIKVGPLPPQCALLNSISAQCEELAVEGCLQGNREKIYHAIYYDPLTSAVLSLAEIKSMVDEMFEANKGLLGRLE; encoded by the coding sequence CCTTGTCAGGGACATTCTTACGTTCCCTGCTCTTGCAGACAGCACACTTGCACTCATGGACATTGATCAAGAGCGCCTCGACTTTAGCAAAGCTGCTGTCAATCGAATCATAGAAGCAGGAAAATACCCTGCAAAAGTAATTACTACACTTGACCGCAAAGAAGCTCTAGAAGGCGCAGATGGCGTTCTAATTACCATTCTCCAAGGAGGCCCCCAAGTTTTCCGCACAGATATTGAAATTCCCAAAAAATATGGGGTCGACATTAACGTTGGTGATACAAGGGGGCCTTCAGGTATTTTCCGAGCCATAAGAACAATCCCAGTGATGCTTGAAATTGCTGCAGACATTGAAAAGTATGCTCCTAATGCCATTGTGCTAAACTACACGAACCCAATGGCAATGCTGTGCCGAGCAATGCAAAGCGAGTATCCAAAACTGACGATATCAGGTTTGTGCCATAGCGTCCAAGGAACAGCAATGATGCTTGCTAGCTGGATTGGCGCACCATATGAGGAGATTACATACCATTGTGCTGGAATCAACCACCAAGCTTGGTATTTGGACTTTAAATGGAACGGCAAAGATGCCTATCCTCTCATTCGAGAGGCAATTACAACAAGACCAGAAATATATAACCACGAACAGGTAAGAAATGAGATGTTCTTGCATCTCGGGTATTATGTAACCGAATCTAGCGGACACAACTCCGAATATGTAGCTTGGTTTAGGAAACGCCCAGACTTAATTGAAAAATACTGCACCACCGGAACTGGCTGGAATCCAGGCCACCACGCCTACATACTAAATGAATATCTCCGACGAGAGGACACATGGAGGGACAGCATCAAAGCAGCTCTCGAAGCACCCGTGCGGCTTGAAAGGGGACACGAATACGCAGCAAGCATATTTAATGCAACTTTTGGCGACGGCACCTTGTTTGAGTTCAATGGCAATGTGCGCAACAATGGTATCATAGACAACCTGCCACAGGGTTGTTGCGTAGAGGTGCCCGTGCTTGCATCCAAACGCGGCCTCGACCCAATCAAAGTCGGCCCACTTCCACCTCAGTGTGCGCTCTTGAACAGCATCAGCGCCCAGTGTGAGGAGCTAGCAGTCGAAGGTTGCCTTCAGGGCAATCGTGAAAAAATATACCACGCAATCTATTACGATCCGCTAACTTCGGCTGTACTTAGCTTGGCCGAGATAAAGTCTATGGTCGACGAAATGTTCGAAGCGAATAAAGGTTTGCTTGGGAGATTGGAATAA